One Rosa chinensis cultivar Old Blush chromosome 5, RchiOBHm-V2, whole genome shotgun sequence genomic region harbors:
- the LOC112201364 gene encoding 60S ribosomal protein L12: protein MPPKFDPSQVVEVYVRVTGGEVGAASSLAPKIGPLGLSPKKIGEDIAKETAKDWKGLRVTVKLTVQNRQAKVSVVPSAAALVIKALKEPERDRKKVKNIKHSGNISLDDVIEIAKIMKNRSMAKDLSGTVKEILGTCVSVGCTVDGKDPKDLQQEITDGDVEVPLD, encoded by the coding sequence ATGCCGCCCAAGTTCGATCCCTCCCAGGTCGTCGAGGTCTACGTCCGCGTCACCGGAGGCGAGGTCGGCGCCGCCAGTTCGCTCGCTCCCAAGATCGGTCCTCTGGGTCTCTCCCCAAAGAAGATCGGAGAAGACATCGCGAAGGAGACCGCCAAGGACTGGAAGGGTCTGCGCGTGACTGTCAAGCTCACCGTCCAGAACCGTCAGGCGAAGGTCTCGGTGGTCCCCTCCGCCGCCGCCCTGGTCATCAAGGCCCTCAAGGAGCCGGAGCGCGACCGCAAGAAGGTCAAGAACATCAAGCACAGCGGCAACATCAGCCTCGACGATGTCATCGAAATCGCCAAGATAATGAAGAACCGCTCGATGGCGAAAGACCTCAGTGGTACCGTGAAAGAGATCCTCGGCACCTGCGTCTCCGTTGGCTGCACGGTCGACGGCAAGGATCCGAAGGACCTGCAGCAGGAGATCACAGACGGCGATGTCGAGGTCCCACTCGACTGA